In Thermobaculum terrenum ATCC BAA-798, the DNA window CCTACTCAAATCCTTCGTAGTATGTTATATTCAAAGTCAAAAGTTTGCTTTAACTATTCGCTGATAGCAAACTTTCTGCAAAAGCCAGGTGCGTGGAGGAGCCAGTGTTATCTGAGATCCATGATGTCCCCTTTCAAGACCCCCATTTTTCTCATCAATACGAAGATCTACCCGAGGAAGCAGAATACGACAAGCAGGAGGAGGACCTTAGCGAAGACTTAGATGATTCCGTGCGTATGTATCTTAGGGAGATAGGGCTTGTGCCTCTGCTCACCGCCGAACAGGAGGTGGAGCTGGCTAAAAAGATGGAAAGGGGCAAGAAAGCCCAAAGTGTTCTTGACAGTGGCAAATACGAACCCGAGCAACGCGATAAACTGCTCGCAGAAGTGGACGAAGGGGAAAGAGCGAGAAGGCATCTTATAGAAGCAAACCTCAGACTGGTCGTAAGCGTTGCTAAAAAGCACATGAATAGGGGCCTTAGCCTCCTTGATCTTATCGAGGAAGGTAACATAGGCCTCATGCGGGCTACGGATAAATTTGACTATCGCAAGGGGTTTAAGTTCTCGACCTATGCTACTTGGTGGATACGGCAGGCCGTTACCAGGGCTATAGCAGATCAGGCCAGGACGATAAGGCTTCCAGTACACATTACGGAAACCATGAATCACCTCTATAAGGCCTCACGTAAGCTCTCACAGGAGCTCGGCAGGGAACCTACATGCGAGGAACTTGCTGAGTATATGGGAATGAACCCAGAGAAGGTGAGGCTAATAATGAGAGCGTCTCGCCATCCGCTTTCCTTAGAGGGTCCAGTGGGAACGGATGGCGATTCTTCTTTAGGGCAGTTTATCCCTGATTCGACTACTGAGACTCCTGTAGATCTGGCTATAGGAGAAGTGCTTAAGAGGGAGTTATCCAAGGTTCTGAACTCCCTCACAGAGAAAGAGCGCAAGGTAATGGTGCTGAGATATGGACTAGAAGGCTCTTCACCCCATACACTAGAAGAGGTTGGCCATAGGCTTGGTGTTACTCGTGAAAGGGTACGCCAGATAGAGGCTAAGGCCCTAGAGAAACTTCGCAAGCCTGGAAAGCTCAACCATCTAAGGGATTTCCTCGACTAGGTATTCGAGGAAAAATACTTGTGGATGTGGGAGAGCCTATTGTGTCTGAGATAAGAGTAATTTCTTTCGGTCTTGGCCCTATAGGGTCCGAGGTGGCGAGAGTCGCTGCTTCCAAAAGCAATATGCGTCTGGTCGGCGCCGTGGATATAGACCCATCTAAGGTCGGTCGTACAGTTGAGGAGGTAACTGGTGCCCCTTCCGAGGTCATAGTTAGCTCCTCTCTGGAGGAAGCGTTACAGAATACTGAAGCAGATCTTATCCTTCACACAACTTCATCTTTCCTGGAAGTAGTCAAGCCTCAGATAGAGTCCGCCATAGAAAAGGGACTAAGTGTTGTTTCCACCTGTGAGGAACTTTCTTATCCTTGGCGTACCTATCCCGGTCTGGCAACTGAACTAGATATGAAGGCCAAGGAGGCGAACGTCAGGATACTGGGGACTGGGGTGAATCCTGGTTTTGTTATGGATGCTTTTCCTCTGACAGTGACTACAGTTTGTCAAAAGGTGGACCGCATTCACATAGAGAGGGTGGTAGATGCTGGAGGTAGGCGGCTGCAGCTGCAACGCAAAGTGGGTGCTGGGCTGACCGTTGAGGAGTTTAGGCAGCTTGTGGCCACAGGGAACGTAAGGCATGTAGGCTTGCCTGAGTCAGCTTGGATGATCATCGATGCTATGGGTTGGGAGTGCAAAGATTTTGAGGAAAGCATAGAGCCCATAGTTGCGGAGCGTGAGATATTAGCTGCCATCGGCAACATACAGCCAGGTCAGGTTGCGGGAGTTAGGCAGACGATCAGAGCTTATGGTCGGGATATAGAGAAGTTAGTACTGGACCTAAAGATGTACGTAGGTGCCGATGAACCTGTTGACCACATACAAATATGGGGTATACCGGATCTGGATCTGAGGTTCGATGGTGGCGTGCATGGTGATCGCGCTACTGCCTCTATAGTAGTTAATGCTGCAAGCGTTCTTATGAATCTGCCCCCTGGTCTGAGGACTATGCTCGATGTGATGCCTTTAAGGTTCCGCAGCTAGCGATCATGAAGCATCTTCTAAGTGGGCTGCTTGCTATACTAATTGCTACATGTTGGGCATGCAGCCCACTTGGATTTCTGACTCAGGGGAGTGGATCCTCAAAAGTACATCTACCCACCCCAACGGGCTTCAGCTCCCCTGCAGCTGTTGTTACCCCTACAACAAATAGCCCAGCTTCGACTCCTTCTGTTATCCCTAGTGCAACACCATCGAAAGTTATATCGTCTAGTATAGCTTTTGAATCTAAGATCTATAACTACACTCTGAAGCTACCTGCAGGTTGGTACGGAGTAAGTGGTGGGATAAGCTCTGCCGGAGTAAGGGGTGATGTGTTTTATCCGAGAAAGCCTGGAGTTGAGGCTTATATTACGGTGTTTGCCGAAGACCTAAATCCGGGTGTCAACCTCGATAGCTACGTAGATGCCAGCGTGAACAATATCAGCAGGATAGCCGGAGTGAGAGTTCAAAGATTAGGGGATTATAGAGGTGGACTTATATCAGGGCAGTGGCTAGCATGGACTGATTTTAGTAAGTCACCCGAGGTGTTCTACATTAGGCAACTAGTATGGGTTTATGGTAGTAAGGCTTGGGTAATGACCTTGAGAAGTAAGGATAAGAACCTCTCCAACTACATTTCTGTACTGGAATTTATGGCTGCCACGTGGAGGGCCGAGTAGTTCCACGTGGCCTGCTGATCAAGTTAGGCTACCGGTTAGCCACAGAATCAGTATGATCAAGATTATTAGAGCGACTGGACCAATGCTCACATAAGGACCGTATCTGCCGTAACCCCATCCCCCGAATAGTATAGCTATGATAAGCAGTATGATGAGCAACCATAGTAAAGACATTTACTCCCCTCCCTACAATGATTACTCGGCCCCCGAAATCAATCGGCGTAGTAATAGCATCTACCGTGCCAACATAAAATAAAGGCTTAGTTGGCCTAGAAACACTCTCTTGTTAAGTGCAAAATGTGGTAGTACAATCACGACGCTTGATATTACTGGAGCGCTTATGCAAGAAGATATACCCATCAAGATTGAATCTTTTACTTGGAGGTACCGTGGCCGGAAAGAGCCTGCCGTTCAGTCCCTCAGCTTGGAAGTCAAGCAAGGCGATTTCGTAGTGATAATGGGTCCCTCTGGTGCCGGCAAGAGTACCCTTGCCATCTCTCTGAATGGCCTGATCCCTCATTTCTATAGGGGCAAGATGGAAGGAAACGTCTTTATATTTGGTAAATCCACTCGGGATAGTCGGGTCGGCGAGCTGGCTCGTTATGTGGGGCTGGTTTTCCAGGATTTTGAAGCTCAGTTGTTCTCCACCAACGTGGCTCTTGAAGTAGCTTTTGGCCCTGAGAATTTCTGCGTACATCCAGATGAAATAGGCTTACGGATAAGAGAATCCTTGGCCAAAGTGGGTTTGCAGGGTTTTGAGGAGAGGCGTCCTGCTACCTTGTCCGGTGGGCAGAAACAGCGCTTAGCTATAGCATCTGTCTTGGCTATTCAGCCTAGAGTTCTATGTATGGATGAGCCCACTACCGATCTTGATCCCATTGGCAAGGAAGGTGTTTTCAAAATCGCTCGCAGCCTTGAGCAGGAAGAAGATGTCACACTCATAGTTATTGAACATGAGACCGAAGAAGCCCTCAACGCTGACAGGATAGTGTTGATGAGAGATGGTCAGGTAGTGGCAGATTATCCTGCCAAGGAAATGCTGCGCAAGGTAGATCTTATGGAAGAGTGTGGGGTGATGCCTTTGCAGGTGCCTCAGTTTTTCAGTGTGATGGGCGTACCAGAAATGGAGCTACCTCTTACCCCTGAAGAAGGGGTGCAGGAGTTTCGACGCCGGGGATATAGAGTGGACGAAGGGGCCTACACGAAGCTTGTGGAAGAAGAAAAGTCCAGGATGGAATCTAACCATGAAGTTATTATCGAGGTTCGAAACCTGAGCCACATGTATCCGGGTGGAGTGCTGGCACTTGAGGATGTAAACCTAAATGTTCATAAAGGGGAATTCTTGGCGATTCTTGGCCAGAATGGCTCTGGGAAGACAACTCTGGTTAAGCATTTCAATGGTCTGTTATATCCAACCTCCGGTAGTGTCAGGGTAAATGGTGAGGAGACACGCAAGCTAGGTATCAGGACACTGGGACAACATATAGGCTATGTCTTTCAGAACCCGGATCACCAGATATTTTCTGATAAGGTCTATGATGAAGTCGCTTTTGGGTTGAGGCTACGCCATACACCTGAGAGCGAGATCAAGCAGAGAGTTGCCGATGCCTTGAGGGCGGTCGACTTGGAAGGATATGAAGACGCTGATCCATTCTCCCTTACCAAAGGTGAGCGACAGAGAGTAGCTGTGGCATCTGTTCTTGCGGGCAATCCCGAGGTCCTGATCCTAGATGAGCCCACCACTGGCTTGGACTATTCCCAGCAGCGCAGCATGATGGAGCTAGTAAAGAGGTTGAACGAATCTGGCTCGACCATCATCGTAGTCACACATAGCATGTGGTTGGTTGCTGAATATGCGGACCGAGTTGTAGTCATGAAGGATGGCAGAGTTTACCTGTCTGGGACTGTGCGAGAGGTGTTCTCCAGGGAGGAGGAGCTGCGAGATGCCGCGCTAAAGCCACCTCAAATAGTGTCGATGAGCAATCTGCTGGGCTATACTGTGCGTTCGGTTGAGGAGCTAGTACATGTCACTAAGGAGAATAGATAGATGGATCCCTATTATTTGTATATAGATCGGGATTCAATATTCCATAGGCTTGATCCTCGTACCAAGATGCTGCTGCTCCTGGTAACCTTTGTGTTAGTTTTCATCTCTCTGAACCCTCTTTATTTGTTAGCCATATTGTTGTTGGTTTTACTAGCTGGTTATGTAGCTGGGGTGTTGGTCAACCTTCGGAGGATTAGGTTTGTATTGTTCATGATAACTCTGGTGACCATAGTCCTTTGGTCTTTGTTCCAGCAGGGAACTACTCCCCTATTCTGGATCGTAGAGCGTGAATCCGTCGTTTACGCCGTATCTGTGGCTATTAGAATAGACACCATGGTTATAGCTGGCCTGATCTTTCTTTCTATAACTCGTAACGAAGACATAGCCATGGCGCTAGTAAGGATAGGTATACCATATAGGTTTGCTTTTGTGGTCTCGACAGCCTTGCGCCTGGTCCCGACGATAGCCTCCACTACTACCACCATCACCCAAGCACAGAGATCTAGAGGGTTGGATCTTGACACGGGAGGCCCAATCCAAAGGATAAAAAACTACATCCCCTTGTTAATACCTGTTTTCATCTCTACAATAAGATCCACCAATATATTCAGTATGGCGCTAGAGTCCAAGGGGTTTGGGGCGATGCCAAGTCGTACCTACTATCTACAGTTGAAGATGGTAGGAAGGGACTTTGTAGTTATATTCATTGCTCTAGGTTTATTGGTATTCATCATATTAGCTCGTATCTTGGGATATCTATAATCTTATTACATAATTCGGGGAGGGCTTATGCAATGAAGGAAGTCTTTACTATGTGGAAGTATACCCAGATGATTGTTCTCACGGCGTTGAGCGCAGCTATTTACGCAGCAGTTCTTATACCTTTCAAAGGATTTGTTATTATTCCTTCTCTCACTGAGGTTAGACCAGCCAACGTGTTCCCGTTCGTGTTTGGTCTTCTCTTTGGTCCTGCCGGTGCATGGGGGGCAGCGATTGGAAACCTAATAGGAGATTTCTTTGGTACTCTAACCCTAGGCAGCATCGGAGGATTTGTTGGTAACTTCCTGCTAGGGTACATTCCCTACAAGCTATGGGGGGCAATATTTTACAATTCCAAGGACAAGGAGCCTTCTATCAACTCGGGCAAGAAGCTTGCAGCTTATATCGCAGTGGTGATAGTAAGCTCTGCCGCGTGTGCCCTTGTGATTAGCTGGTTTGCAGATTTGATCAGGCTTGCCCCATTCGCTGCTCTCTCGGTAATAATCACCATCAATAACGCCATTGCCGGGATAGTGCTGGGGCCGTTTATTCTCTTGATAATCTATCCTCGCATCAAGCAGTGGGGCTTGCTTTGGACCGAGATCATGCGTCCTGAAGACGTATCTCCCTCGGTATCTCCTAGGTTGGGGCAGCTATTGGTATGGATAGGCGCCATAGGCGGAGTGATTGTAGGACTTATAATAGCTCTTGGGTTGTATAACCAGGCAATGGCAGCTGCTGGCTTTGGCAAGGGCACGCAAGGGGGTGTAGCCCTGGCCATAATAATGATCCCATTCATAGCTCTAGTTTTCATTGGGGGCTGGATGCTCGGAGGTAAGGAACAAGTATTGGCCATGCAGGAGTAGCAGATAGCTCCTGCATGGCTTGGTCTATTTCTTGGCACGCTGCGACATATCTACTGGTGTCATATCCTTGCCCGAATGCCCTACGTGTTCACCACGGGTGGACTCTAGCGGAGTGAGGGTGAACTCCTGTGGTTCAATATGCTCTTCTTTGGTTAGTAATGGCATGGAAACTACAACTATGCCGTTTCCATAGGTAGCGTTGACCAATGAGGGGTTCACCCTCTCAGGCAACTCCACTTCCCGGTAGTATGGTCCCACCGACCACTCAGATATAATCAGATCCCTGAGGTGCTGCTTTGGCCCTCTTTCAGACCCACTTAATACTACTTTGTCCATAGATACAGTTATCCTTATGTCTTGTGGTTCGAGTCCGGGCATAGGAGCAGCTATCACTAGATGTCCTTCCCCTCGATAAAGCCTTATAGGTAAATTCTGCTTTTTGTCCTGCACCTTTGTCTCCTCCCGTGTTTGCTGCACCTGTACAGCAAGAAAGATGCTAGCGGCATCGCCCTTGCGGAACTAATCCTTAGAGCACAAAATATATCTTGCTCAGCATATTATCTTCAATCTTATGGGGAATATGAGCGATATTTATGACTACGAGTACTTTGATCACGATGCAGATGTTGGCATAGTAGGCAGGGGAAGTTCGCTAGAGTCGGCCTTCGAATCTGCCGCAAAGGCTATGTTCGCGGTCATGCTGGATTTAGAAGCAGTTAAGCCGGAAAAAGAAGTAGTTTTTGAATTCGAGGAAGAAGATCCAGAGCTTGCCTTATTTACCTGGCTTAACAAGCTTCTGGTCTTAGCTCGAGAGTATGATCTGGCGCTAGGAAAGTTTCATTTGGTTAGGCAAGGTAATAAGTGGATAGGTAAGGCATGGGGACAGCCCTGGAGCACGGACCTTGAACGTGGAACTGAAGTGAAAGGGGCTACTTTCACTATGCTTTCGGTCGAGCAGGAGAATGGAGTGTGGCAGGCTAGGTGCGTAGTAGATGTATAGGTCAGGGAGGGAAGGCAGATGGACCTGTCAAAGCTAGAGAAGATAGATGAGTATACATGGACAGTGCCTCTTAAGCCTGGGGAGAAAAGAGCTCCCGTAGTTCTGTATGGAACCAAGGAACTGCTCAGGTCTATGGACGACAAGGTACTTGAGCAGATAACTAACGTGGCAAAGTTACCCGGAATAGTCGGCAAGGCTATGACTATGCCCGATGCACACTGGGGTTACGGATTCCCCATTGGCGGAGTAGCTGCATTTGACCCGGAAGAAGGAGGCATAATATCTGCTGGGGGCGTTGGCTTCGACATCTCTTGTGGTATACGCTGCCTACGCACAGACCTATCGTTGAGAGATCTCGAGCCCTATGCCGAGAGGCTGGCTGATGAGCTGTATAAAACTATTCCTGCTGGTGTAGGAGAAGAGGGAGAGATCAAACTTTCCCCTAAAGAGCTGGACAGAGTGCTTGAAGGCGGCGCTGAGTGGGCAGTCAGGGAAGGTTATGGTGTGCCAGAGGATTTGGAGTATATAGAAGAGCATGGACGGATGGAGGGCGCTGTCCCTGAGTTCGTCTCAAAAGAAGCGAAGAAGCGCCAGAAAGGTGAGATGGGTACCTTGGGGTCAGGTAATCACTATCTTGAAGTGCAGGTCGTAGAGAAGGTTTACGATCAGAAAGCTGCGGAAGCGTTCGGCCTATGGGAGGGGCAGATAGTTGTATCCATCCACTGCGGCTCCAGAGGGTTAGGACACCAGATAGGAACTGATTACTTGCTGTCACTGGCCAAGGCTGCTCAAAGACTTAAGATTGACTTACCAGATAGAGAGCTGGCATGTGCCCCTATAACCTCTCCAGAGGGGCATGAGTACATAGGGGCGATGAATGCAGGTA includes these proteins:
- the rpoD gene encoding RNA polymerase sigma factor RpoD, whose translation is MLSEIHDVPFQDPHFSHQYEDLPEEAEYDKQEEDLSEDLDDSVRMYLREIGLVPLLTAEQEVELAKKMERGKKAQSVLDSGKYEPEQRDKLLAEVDEGERARRHLIEANLRLVVSVAKKHMNRGLSLLDLIEEGNIGLMRATDKFDYRKGFKFSTYATWWIRQAVTRAIADQARTIRLPVHITETMNHLYKASRKLSQELGREPTCEELAEYMGMNPEKVRLIMRASRHPLSLEGPVGTDGDSSLGQFIPDSTTETPVDLAIGEVLKRELSKVLNSLTEKERKVMVLRYGLEGSSPHTLEEVGHRLGVTRERVRQIEAKALEKLRKPGKLNHLRDFLD
- a CDS encoding energy-coupling factor transporter transmembrane component T family protein, translating into MDPYYLYIDRDSIFHRLDPRTKMLLLLVTFVLVFISLNPLYLLAILLLVLLAGYVAGVLVNLRRIRFVLFMITLVTIVLWSLFQQGTTPLFWIVERESVVYAVSVAIRIDTMVIAGLIFLSITRNEDIAMALVRIGIPYRFAFVVSTALRLVPTIASTTTTITQAQRSRGLDLDTGGPIQRIKNYIPLLIPVFISTIRSTNIFSMALESKGFGAMPSRTYYLQLKMVGRDFVVIFIALGLLVFIILARILGYL
- a CDS encoding Hsp20/alpha crystallin family protein, encoding MQDKKQNLPIRLYRGEGHLVIAAPMPGLEPQDIRITVSMDKVVLSGSERGPKQHLRDLIISEWSVGPYYREVELPERVNPSLVNATYGNGIVVVSMPLLTKEEHIEPQEFTLTPLESTRGEHVGHSGKDMTPVDMSQRAKK
- a CDS encoding archease encodes the protein MGNMSDIYDYEYFDHDADVGIVGRGSSLESAFESAAKAMFAVMLDLEAVKPEKEVVFEFEEEDPELALFTWLNKLLVLAREYDLALGKFHLVRQGNKWIGKAWGQPWSTDLERGTEVKGATFTMLSVEQENGVWQARCVVDV
- a CDS encoding QueT transporter family protein codes for the protein MKEVFTMWKYTQMIVLTALSAAIYAAVLIPFKGFVIIPSLTEVRPANVFPFVFGLLFGPAGAWGAAIGNLIGDFFGTLTLGSIGGFVGNFLLGYIPYKLWGAIFYNSKDKEPSINSGKKLAAYIAVVIVSSAACALVISWFADLIRLAPFAALSVIITINNAIAGIVLGPFILLIIYPRIKQWGLLWTEIMRPEDVSPSVSPRLGQLLVWIGAIGGVIVGLIIALGLYNQAMAAAGFGKGTQGGVALAIIMIPFIALVFIGGWMLGGKEQVLAMQE
- a CDS encoding dihydrodipicolinate reductase, with amino-acid sequence MSEIRVISFGLGPIGSEVARVAASKSNMRLVGAVDIDPSKVGRTVEEVTGAPSEVIVSSSLEEALQNTEADLILHTTSSFLEVVKPQIESAIEKGLSVVSTCEELSYPWRTYPGLATELDMKAKEANVRILGTGVNPGFVMDAFPLTVTTVCQKVDRIHIERVVDAGGRRLQLQRKVGAGLTVEEFRQLVATGNVRHVGLPESAWMIIDAMGWECKDFEESIEPIVAEREILAAIGNIQPGQVAGVRQTIRAYGRDIEKLVLDLKMYVGADEPVDHIQIWGIPDLDLRFDGGVHGDRATASIVVNAASVLMNLPPGLRTMLDVMPLRFRS
- a CDS encoding RtcB family protein — its product is MDLSKLEKIDEYTWTVPLKPGEKRAPVVLYGTKELLRSMDDKVLEQITNVAKLPGIVGKAMTMPDAHWGYGFPIGGVAAFDPEEGGIISAGGVGFDISCGIRCLRTDLSLRDLEPYAERLADELYKTIPAGVGEEGEIKLSPKELDRVLEGGAEWAVREGYGVPEDLEYIEEHGRMEGAVPEFVSKEAKKRQKGEMGTLGSGNHYLEVQVVEKVYDQKAAEAFGLWEGQIVVSIHCGSRGLGHQIGTDYLLSLAKAAQRLKIDLPDRELACAPITSPEGHEYIGAMNAGINCALANRQILTHLTRQAFRKIIPGTKVETLYDVSHNTCKREKHVIDGRERFVYIHRKGATRAYGPGHPDIPQRYRNIGQPVLIGGSMGTGSYILVGVDTSEQRALSTASHGAGRALSRRQALKQWSGKEIIQQLAARGIIVRAHSSRGVAEEAPDAYKNVDLVAEATEYAGLANRVALLRPKICVKG
- a CDS encoding ABC transporter ATP-binding protein gives rise to the protein MQEDIPIKIESFTWRYRGRKEPAVQSLSLEVKQGDFVVIMGPSGAGKSTLAISLNGLIPHFYRGKMEGNVFIFGKSTRDSRVGELARYVGLVFQDFEAQLFSTNVALEVAFGPENFCVHPDEIGLRIRESLAKVGLQGFEERRPATLSGGQKQRLAIASVLAIQPRVLCMDEPTTDLDPIGKEGVFKIARSLEQEEDVTLIVIEHETEEALNADRIVLMRDGQVVADYPAKEMLRKVDLMEECGVMPLQVPQFFSVMGVPEMELPLTPEEGVQEFRRRGYRVDEGAYTKLVEEEKSRMESNHEVIIEVRNLSHMYPGGVLALEDVNLNVHKGEFLAILGQNGSGKTTLVKHFNGLLYPTSGSVRVNGEETRKLGIRTLGQHIGYVFQNPDHQIFSDKVYDEVAFGLRLRHTPESEIKQRVADALRAVDLEGYEDADPFSLTKGERQRVAVASVLAGNPEVLILDEPTTGLDYSQQRSMMELVKRLNESGSTIIVVTHSMWLVAEYADRVVVMKDGRVYLSGTVREVFSREEELRDAALKPPQIVSMSNLLGYTVRSVEELVHVTKENR